One part of the Bdellovibrio sp. KM01 genome encodes these proteins:
- a CDS encoding peptide chain release factor 3 encodes MLATPQIQKEIQRRRTFAIISHPDAGKTTLTEKLLYHGGVIHETGEVKGKSGSKAVTSDWMELERQKGISITSSVMTFDYNDLRVNLLDTPGHKDFSEDTYRVLMAVDSAAMLIDVAKGVEERTKKLYEVCRLRKIPIFTFVNKLDREGKDPLTLIDEVEKTLNMQCYPVTWPLGIGQRFRGIYNRLTQEIWIYDQRREEVEDYQKIPFVKGKDDQILYNYLDKESADQVLEELDLIESALPPFDVNEFLTGQISPVTFGSAKQNFGVDTFLQFFTKYAPGPQARVTKDDQKMDPLDAKFTGFVFKIQANMDRRHRDRIAFIRICSGKFERGMKVQHNRLERELRLSYSSQFVAADKETVDEAYAGDIVGVGDTGNFAIGDCVSSSGKVQFEDIPKFAPELFGRLSVRDALKRQKLQEALKHLSEEGAIQLFIEPHIGPQDPIIGAVGELQFEVLMHRLQDEYNLEVKLNRLPYSVCRWPRTADGKAVTHLKGGANMAEDLIGNPVVLVNQEWDLNWLKRENPDVEFQTSISRAR; translated from the coding sequence ATGTTAGCGACACCTCAGATTCAAAAAGAAATTCAAAGACGCCGTACCTTTGCGATCATCTCGCATCCCGATGCTGGTAAAACCACGCTGACGGAAAAACTACTTTATCACGGGGGCGTGATCCACGAAACCGGCGAGGTTAAAGGTAAATCAGGTTCTAAAGCTGTGACATCTGACTGGATGGAGCTGGAAAGACAAAAGGGTATCTCGATCACGTCATCTGTAATGACGTTTGATTATAATGATCTGCGTGTGAATCTGCTGGATACTCCGGGACATAAAGATTTCTCTGAGGATACTTACCGCGTATTGATGGCTGTGGATTCTGCGGCGATGTTGATCGACGTTGCCAAGGGTGTGGAAGAACGTACAAAGAAGCTTTACGAAGTTTGTCGTTTACGCAAAATTCCTATTTTCACATTCGTAAATAAGCTCGACCGTGAAGGTAAAGATCCTCTGACATTGATTGACGAAGTTGAAAAAACTTTGAACATGCAATGTTATCCGGTGACTTGGCCTTTGGGTATTGGTCAGCGCTTCCGTGGTATTTACAATCGTCTGACTCAAGAAATCTGGATTTACGATCAACGCCGTGAGGAAGTGGAAGATTATCAAAAAATTCCATTCGTAAAAGGCAAAGACGACCAAATTCTTTATAACTATCTGGATAAGGAATCCGCAGACCAAGTTTTGGAAGAGCTGGATTTGATCGAGAGTGCGCTCCCACCATTTGATGTAAACGAATTCCTGACAGGCCAAATTTCACCAGTGACATTCGGTTCTGCGAAACAAAATTTCGGGGTGGATACATTCCTTCAGTTCTTTACCAAGTACGCTCCGGGACCTCAGGCACGCGTAACTAAAGACGATCAAAAGATGGATCCTTTGGATGCAAAATTCACAGGGTTCGTATTTAAGATTCAAGCCAATATGGATCGTCGTCACCGTGACCGTATTGCCTTTATTCGTATTTGCTCCGGTAAGTTCGAACGTGGCATGAAAGTGCAACACAATCGTTTGGAGCGTGAGCTTCGTCTTTCATACTCGTCGCAATTCGTTGCGGCCGACAAAGAAACTGTTGATGAAGCGTACGCTGGTGACATCGTTGGGGTCGGCGATACAGGAAACTTTGCGATCGGGGATTGCGTTTCTTCCTCTGGAAAAGTGCAATTTGAAGACATTCCGAAATTTGCACCCGAGTTGTTTGGTCGTTTGTCTGTTCGCGATGCTTTGAAACGTCAAAAACTTCAAGAAGCCTTGAAGCACTTGTCCGAAGAAGGTGCGATCCAACTCTTCATCGAACCCCACATTGGTCCACAAGACCCGATCATCGGGGCGGTCGGTGAACTTCAATTCGAAGTTCTTATGCACAGGCTTCAAGATGAGTACAACTTGGAAGTGAAACTGAATCGTCTGCCATACAGCGTGTGCCGTTGGCCGCGGACTGCAGATGGCAAAGCGGTTACTCATCTTAAAGGTGGCGCGAATATGGCGGAAGACCTTATCGGTAATCCGGTGGTGTTGGTGAATCAAGAGTGGGATTTGAACTGGCTGAAACGTGAAAATCCAGATGTGGAATTCCAAACAAGTATTTCGAGAGCTCGTTAA